The Candidatus Korarchaeum sp. genome segment CTCCTTCACCGCTCTTATGGGTACATCAACCCCTTGATCATGAGCTAATCCTCCTACATAGACGAGCCTGAACCTCCCCCCTTTCTCATATTTCCTCTTTATCGCTTCCTCAACTCTCCGCATCTCATTAAGATCTACTACATTCTCGATACTCACAACTTTCTCACTTTTAGCCCCTCTACTGATTACATCTTCTCTGAAGGTCTCACTTATCGTAATAATGCCATCAGCCAACCTTATGACTAGTCTCTCCTCAATCCTGAGGAGGTAGTAGAGGGCTCTAGATAGAAATCTCGAGAGGATGGAATCTGGTCTCGCCGATAAAAGCATTAAATCCGGCCAGTCTTCATGGAGATCGATTAGAACAGGCACTCTCAAGATCTTTCCAGCGATTACTGAGGAAAATGCTGCCGGAAGGTCATGGACATGTATTAAACTATAATTAATCTTCCTCCTTCTCAAAGCTTCTAAGAGAGCTGAATGCCTGAAGATCGCGTAGTATAATATACCATATAGGGTCCCTCCCCTCCTCTCCAGGGGGAAGCTCACACGCTTTATGGTGAGATTATCTCTCTCCTCCCTCTCCGGCTCATCTTCTCCCCTCTTAACTATTAGATCCACATGGAACCCCCGCTCAATTAGAGTAGAGATCTCCTTCCTGACTCTAGGGTCGCGTGGGTAGTAATTATCGAAGAGGATCATCAGGATTCTGCCCTCTGTCTTCTTAGTCATCGGTCGCGAAGTAACAGCTTAATTTTAAAAGCCTTGAGTAATGCTTGTTCCCTGTTTCCATGACAATATCATAAGGATATTCCACCCTCAAAGACTATAGTATAGTGAAGCGAACTCTTTTATGGCAAAAGTAAAATTAGATATAGTAGGTAGAAAGACTTAAAATTATCTAGTTACATATACCTTGTGCTCTCTTCAAGCGAGCTCAGGGAAGTTCTCAGTGATCTAGCGGAATGCGGTATACTAAGCGAGTTAGGTGCCAGAAAGTTTTATATAGCACATCCTATAAATGTATATATCTTAGCTTCTTATTATGCCAAAAGTTTAGAAGATCCTCTCTTCATATTGGATGTAGGGTGCAATATTGGATATGGGAGCCGTGTAATGTCTCACTTATTATCAAAAAAAGGGAGGAAATTTAAGATTGTTGGAATAGATATTGATTAATAATATCCTGAGCCTTGCTAGAAAATTTTCACCACAAATCGAGTTTAAATTAATTGATATCCTAGATTCTGATAATATCATGCGAGAGTTCAACAGGGAATCTTTTAATATCATAATCGCTTCAGAGATAATAGAACATCTACCTAGGGAATATGTGAAGAAATTTTTCGAAAACATGGAGTACTTACTTAAAGAGGACGGAATCCTCATTATATCGACACCCGAGAAGTATACTTACGATCTCTTCGCCTACACTGAGGATCACATCAATGAAATGACTATCTCCGAGCTGAGGAGATTCATTGAAGATGAAACAAGATTCGCTATAGTGGACCATCTCGGCACTGCTTTCAATAAGATCGCTATAATCAAACTTCTTACGCAGGCAGGGATGTCTGCTCGATACAACGAAGAGAAGAGAAAGTTCAATTTGTTTACTCAGATCCTGAGAGGTGCTATTTTCAATATACTCTTTCCACTGCTGCCGAATAGTTTACTTTACTCATGAGATCTCTACCATTCGACGATATTACGAAGATGCTTATCTTAATGAAGAGGAGATACTTGCCGAGGAGGGTAGAGGAAGCACTAGCGAGGGGCGAGATCCCAACATTCCAGATAGTTGTTCTAAGAAGAAAATTAAAAATTTCCCGGAAGCCAGGTAAAAATTAAGCCAATAAAAGGTAGTTATTAGTAAACCTTCCTGATTATCCTCTCGGTGCCATCCATACTCCTGACGGAGTAAGATACTTCCACCCTCCCATCGTACCTCTTCCTTATCTCGAGGGAGAAGGGGCCCGATCTGAACTTAGCTGAGAAATCCTCGGATATAGAAGCTGCGAACAAAAGGCAATCCCAAATCTCCTTACTCAACTTGAGGGAGAGGGATGCAGCCTCCTGGATCTCGTCCCCCTCCTTCCCCTCCATAAATCATCCGTCACATCACCCGCTTAAAAACATTGTGATGGGCGTTTAGTTCCGCTTAAAATCGGGGCCTATAGGAGAGATAGGATAGCGATTCCTACTATAACGCAGTAATAGGAGAAGAGGTGAAGCTCGCCCCTCCTTATAACGGAGAGGAGGAACTTTATCGCGATCAAGCCAGTGATGAATGAGCTCAAGAGGCCCACCAAATTCTCAGGATTCAATATCTCCTGAACTGGAGATACTATCAGCTCTAAGATGAGGAATCCAGTTAATGCGGGTATTGAGAGGAGGAATGAGTACCTTACAGCTTCCTCCCTCTTCAAACCGCTCAGGAGGGCAGCTGATATAGTTGCTCCAGATCTAGATATCCCGGGGAATATAGCTATAGATTGAGCTAATCCAACTATGAGAGCCCTCCTGAGATCCAGGAGCCTCTCGCCTCCGGCCCATTTAGTGGAATAGAGTAAGGCAGCTGTGATCAGGAGACCTACCCCAACTATCTTCGAGCTCCCGAATATCTCATCGACGTATTTAGCTAAAGCCAAGCCCAGAACGGCTACAGGGACCGTGCCTATCAATATGTAGAGGGGGAGCTTCCTCTCAGGAGAGGAGAACGCTGAACCCTTGGGGAGCTCTGAGATGCCCTCCAAGAAGGATTTAATAACTTTAAATACGTCCCTCCCGAAGGCCACGATCACAGCCAGCAGAGTCCCAGCGTGCACTAAAGCTATGAATGCAGCTGAGCTCCTAGATAATAAGATAATCTGAAGTAAGACTAGATGGCCCGAGCTACTTATCGGAAGCCACTCAGTCAGTCCCTGGACTATCCCGAGGATGAGAGCTTGAGCTATTTCCATTGCCGCTTCGAGGACCTCGATCATTTAAATATTTACAACCGAAAGCCTCGCCCTTCAGGGCGGGGATGGATAGAAAAGCTTATAACGCAGACCTAGTAGGAGCATACAACGTACTCATAACCCCGAGTCCCGAGAGGGATAGGGGTAATGGGCCGGAGACCCGGCCCGGGATTAAACCCTCAGGAAGAGGGGATGTAATCCCAAACCCCCTCGCTCTAGGGGAACCATCGCACTTCAGGGCGGGGAGGAGGTCAGCGAGCATTAGCTGGGGGTACTTATGGAAGTGAGGGAAGGGGACCTGACAGCTGAGGTGAGCCTCAGGGATGATGGGAAGGGATTATCGCTAGATTTAGAGCTCAGGAGGAATGGGAGGCTCGGACTTAAGCTACATGAGAAGCTATCTAATATTAAGGAAGTATTTGAGCTCCTGGAGAGGCCTACTTGGCTCGGTAAGGAATCCGATAGTTTAGTGAGGAGGGCCCTGCTCCTCATAAGTGAGAGTAGCGTTGGGGAGTGAGGCTTGTGAGCTGCCCCGCTCTAAAGAGCGAGGCTTCCGGCGTTAAGAGAGGCTTCACGCCTTTCCCCTCATCTGCCGGTTCGGGAACTCAGAACTCCCCCACCCCATGCCTCCCATTAAGGCATCTACATCCTCCTGCGAGGGAACATCCCGAAGGACATTTAAGCTTTTTATATTTAAATTTTCCTCAAAATCCCCGCCTTTGAAGGCGAGGTTCTCGATTTCTTTATAAGCTGGCCTCACCTCCAGCGTTATGAGGAGGCTCAAGGTAATCTGCAGGATCGATATGGTGTGCAGAGGAGCGGAGAGAGTTGATGAGTACAGAGCTGAGGGCTACTTACTCTCGGATCCTCCTGAAGTGATAGCTGTCATAGTTGAGAGGGATAATGAGAGGGGGACGACCCCTTACATATGGCTGGGCACTTTCAAGAGCTCGGATGAAGCTATGAATTCCCTCAAGGATATGCTTTACAACATAGGGAGGAGGGAGGACAGGGGATTCGGGTGCCATGAGGCGGTAAAGGGATGAGGCATAGCCTCAATATTGGAAGCTCACTCGCTTCCTTGCATTGAAGGCGTATCTGTTTTGGGAGCATCGTAAGGGAACGCTCGAGCCGGCTATAGTAGTGAGGGGGATCAGCCGAGCCGGGATGTAGCTATCCGGATGGAGTGCTATCATATCCTTCGAGATTATAAGTGAGCTGAGGGAGTAAAGACAGTAAGGAGATCCAAATAAATCGAAATCCGGCGAATTTTATCGCATCACACCTTAGAGGTCTCGTAGTTGAGATGATCTCTCACTACAGAGAGCTTGGAGATCTAATTAACCTGTCCAGACTTTAGCTCTCCTCAGTACTTCTATGAACTCATCGAGCGGGGCGTCAGCGACATGTTGAGCCTCTCTCAAGTCCCCCCTCTCTATGTAAACCTCTATCGCTTCCCTGAGCTCGGGAGATAATTTCCTTATGAAATCCCAATCAGCCCTCCTCTTCCTCAGTTCCCTGAGTTCCTCATCTATTAACTCCCACTCCTCGATGAGGTCACTCGATTCCGAATTCTCTGGCAACAGCTCTCACCTCCGAGGGGGAGAAGGAGTGATTCGAGTCCCTCTCATACTCCTCGATTAGTTCGAGGAAGCTAGTCTCTGGAGTTAACCCCCTCGCACATATGTAAGCCAGTAATCTGAGGGAATTCAGGACGATAGCTGGTGAGAACTTCTCTCTCATCAACCAATATGCTCTAATTATCCCTCTATTCTCAGTGAGCAGGGCTGAACCTAAGCGTCTAGCTAGGATAGAGCATAAAGCCTCCGGAGGATCTATCCTCGGGATCCTCGGGTCCCTCCTAGCATCTAATATCAAGCTCACTGCCTCTTCCTCAAGCTCCCTGGAATGAGGGTAGACAGTGAGCCAACCGTCTAAGATGAGCTCCCTCAGAGCTCTCAATGGCTTCTCTGTGATCACTTCCCTGAGAGTTATCTCGGGCATAAAGCCCGCGCTGAATATCTCCTTGATTAGATGCCTCCTTCTCCAGCGGGACCAATCTATTATGAAGCAGGCATCGAGCACGCAAGTAGATGGTAAACTCAATGGAGGATCCCAGCCCTTATCCTGATCTCATTGAACTCATCGGCAGTCATCCCAGCTATCTTAGCTGATATCCAGAGATCCCCAGTCTCTATGTAAACCTCTATCGCTTCCCTGAGCTTAGGAGGTAAGCCCCTTATGTAATCCCAATCGGCTTCTCTCCTCCTCAGTTCCCTGAGCTCCCCATCTATTAACTCCCACTCCTCCGAGGACATCAACTCATGAGTACTTCCTCCCTTTTAAATTTCTCCCAGTCCCCTCATCGGAGCGGAGACTGACCTCCTCCCCGCCCTGAAGTGCGATGGTTCCCCTAGAGCGAGGGGGTTTGGGATTACATCCCCTCTTCCTGAGGGTTTAATCCCGGGCCGGGTCTCCGGCCCATTACCCCTATCCCTCTCGGGACTCGGGGTTATGAGTACGTTGTATGCTCCTACTAGGTCTGCGTTATAAGCTTTTCTATCCATCCCCGCCCTGAAGGGCGAGGCTTTCGGTTGTAACATATCATATGGTCCTCCAGAGCTTTACGAAATCCCTCGATGAAAAGCGAGTATTTGATCGATTTCAGCTCAAGGGATCCTCTCCAGTATTTTCACAGGTCTTCCCGCCCTTGAGCTCTCCTCGGATTCGCTCTCACAGCGTCGACAATCTCCTCCGGCGAATCTTCCTGAGGATCGTTGAGCTTCCGCTAGTATTTCCCCTATACTCTCGCCTTCCAACCATTGACTCATTTGCTTTAAATCTCGCCTCCTGAAATGCATTCATGATCAGAGTAGCGTTAAGCCGATAGAAGGGCATCCGCGAAAGACTGGAAGAGGAAATGAAAGCTACTTCCGCCGACCCGATATTCTTCCAGACTTTTCATACAAGCGACCGTAAATCGGCCTGAAGTAAGCGCATCTATCTGGGCTTATCTTAAGCTCCTCTGGATCGAAATCCCCGAACTCAACGGGAGCACCCCTTATTATCACGAAGGGGACCAGCTCATCCCCCTCACCCATGAGGAGGTGCGCTGCCGATGCCAGATCATCGGCCACGTTGAGAGTGGTCACCAATATCCTCTTCCCGTAAGCGTCGCTCTTCCCCCTGTAATCCCTTATCCCCCTGAAGCCAGCTATCCCTAGAGCGAATCCAGTAGTCCCCATCCTGAGTGGTGAGAGCCTGCTATCTACTATTATAACTCCTACATTCCTCCCCGTCCTCCTAGCTATCTCCTCCCTTATCCTCCTAGCCTCATAGTTCGGGTCCTCCGGCCATAGGGCTGCGAAACCTATAGGAGCGTTCTTATGATCTATCCCAGCATTAGCAACTAATATACCATCTTTGACAGTCAATATAGTCCTCTCGGCAGTCCCCAAAACTAGATCGGAGTTCCTTATGACTAGCTCGGCGAAACCGGGCTCCAAACCCGATTCCTCAGCTAACTTCATGGCTTCCTCAGATGGCTCTATGTCATTATTAACGAACCTCCCCTGGCTTGCTGCTAGAGCTTTATCGGCAACAGCCACTATATCCAGATCCCGGGGATCGTAGAGGGAGAGGAGCAAGCTGACTATATCATCTCCCTCGACTATCTTACGGGTCCTTATGGCTATTAGCTCCATCCTCCCACCTCGAGCGGGCATCCCATCTCAATAGATAACTTCAGTAGCTCCCTAGCTATCTTAAGCTTCTCCATCTTCCTCCTTATGTCCTTGCCGGCAGCTATATCGTACTCGCTCACAGAATCGAAGTCCATGCCAGCCAGCCTTATGGACTTAGCCCCGCAGATGCAAGCGAGGAAGACCGATCTATCGCCATCAGTGAAGCCCCCGAAGTTATGAACCCTCTCTGTCGGCTCCACTTGCGTCGTCGCTACTAACTCCTCTACCCTGGGGACGAGCTCGAGGATCCTCCCGATATTGTCCCCATGGGCGTGGAGCACTTTGATGGATCTCATCGATAGTATCTCAGGAGGCCCATCCAGATCGCTCACTATGACTTCAGGCTCCCTACCGAAGAGCCTCAAGTATCTGAGTGAAGCAGCATCAGCTGTTATGACTATGCCATCGAAATCGAACCCCCTATTCAAAGAGGGGCCATTCCCCACGACTAAAACATCCTCTCCCTTTATCAGATCTTCCAGCTCCTCTGAGAGGTCCTTCTTCCCTATCATGAGGGAATCCATGACTCTAGTAGCTCTCCTATCCTCCTCAACATCTAGCTTCAGCCTCTCAGCTATTTTGAAGTAGATCGGCATCCAGAAGCTTAAGTCTATCTCCCTCACGGGGGCTAATTGAATTCACTTTAAATAAGCTTAGCTAAGCTTCGGGGGATATGTTGTTCCTCAGAGCAGATCTCTCAGGGGTCAAGATAGGGTTGGGTGAGCCGGTCAAAGTGATGGGTGCGATAAACCTGAGCCCAGAGTCCTTCTACAAGGGATCCGTAGCTAAAGATCCCGATGAGGCCCTGAGGAGAGCTGAGAGGATGGTGGAGGAGGGGGCTTCCATAATAGACGTAGGTGGTATGAGCACAGCCCCATACCTGGAGACTCGAGTCAGCCCTGAGGAGGAGAAGAGGAGAGTGATACCCGTCCTGAGGAAGTTGAAGGATTTGGGTGTCCCGATCTCTATAGATACTCAGAGGTATGAGGTAGCTTCAGCCGCTGTAGAGGCTGGAGCCACGATAATAAACGATGTCTCCGGCCTCTCAGATCCCAGGTTAGCGGAGCTCATAGCGTCTATGGACCTCTCCCTGATCCTAGGGGCTAGGGGGAGCGTTAAGGGCGAGGATCCTATTAGGGAGATCAGGGGGCTCCTGAGGGAAGCTCTTAGGAGGGCTATCGGGATAAGAGAGGATAAAATAGCTATAGATCCACTGATAGGTTTCTTCAGGGAGGGGAAGCCCTGGTACATCAGGGACTCTGAAGTCATAAGGAGGCTTAGGAGCCTCCTAATACTCGGTAGGCCTATCTGCATAGGAGTATCGAGGAAGTCATTCATAGGGAAGATTACGGGTGAGGAAGATCCTGAGAAGAGGCTTTTCGGGAGCCTCTCAGCTACAGCAATAGCTGTTTACAATGGAGCCAGTCTGATAAGGACTCACGATGTCAAGGAAACTGTCCAAGCTGTGAGAGTAGCTGAGTTCATCAGGAAGGAGGTAGATCAGGTGAGAGTAGGGGATGTGGAGGCCTATCAATTCAGTTTCGATCTGAGGGCTGAGGACATGGAGGACTTCTTCATCGAAATAGGCTCTCATCCTCAGGGAGCAAAAAGGATGTCTGAGAAAGCTGAGATGAGAATAATATACATGAGGGGAGTCAGGAACCCGGTGGCTTTAGTCGTGAAGCAGGAGATGCTGGCATCAGGAGGGGAGGCCGCACTGCCATCCAGCTCCATAGTTTTCGGGGAGGAGAGGGTGGATTTAGTCATAATAGGGAACTTGAAGCAACTCAAGAGGCTTATTGAGAAGATGGATCTGAACTCGAAGATAGGGGGGAGCCTCTCGAAAGACTTCGGAGATGTCAGGGATGCATTATCCAATTTAATGGGATGATATCTCTTTCCTAATCTCATCCAACCTGAAGGACCTCTCAGCGTATATATCGTGCATGTGGACGCTCTCCATACTCCTGACGGCAGCTAGTATACGCGTGTCCTCAGGCAGGTGCCCGAACTCCTCCAGGAAGAGGTGTATCATCTCCCTCACTACGTCCTCAGCTAGCTTAGCGTTGCTCAGGGATCGGATCACTAGGCCCCCTTCATCGGGCCTCTTCGTATAAGTCCTGAGCGGGGAGCTCATGGCCCTCTCTATTATGCTAGCTAACTTATCGGGATCCGGGTGCTCGGCCTTAGTGCTCACCTCCAATATACCCAAGCTCCTCTGAGTGTGAGTTGCAGCAATCTCCGAACTCTTGTAAGCCCTTATGAGTTCAGCAGTGCATGGGCAAGCTGTCATTCCAAGAATTTCAACTCTAATCTTATTTATGATTTCATCAGAAGCTATAGAGCTTATCTCAACTCTGTAATACTTCAGGGACTCACCGTCCTGGAGGGGGGCATCGAACCTTATGGAGACGCCGGAGGAATCAGCGTAATCTAACTTCTCCAAAAGAGAGATTGCAGCTTCCCTGCAGAGGCTGAAAGGATCTTTTGGGGGATTTGAGAGCTCATATATAGCTTCAACCTGCCTGCTCAGGTCGACGCCCCTCCTCCCCTCAGGTAAGCTCACCCAGACATCAGCTTCAGCGAGTAAGAGGAAGCCCTTGAACTCGACCGGGACTTTTAAACCGAAGCTCCCAACTCTATCTAGCTTTATCCTGTGGGAAGGGGCCTCAGAATGTATATCCCTCGCCCTCTCGAGGAGTTCCTCAGGGAGCCTCATGGGGCTGGGGATTAGAGAGCCCAATAAAACTCTTTCTATCATATAGGGTGAGAAAAGAATTTTAGCTGGAGTATCGTGGAGCCCTTATGAAGCTGAGCATCCTCAATCACGTCATAGGCCCTGTGATAAGGGGGCCCTCTAGCTCCCACACTGGGGCATCTTACTTCATCGGGAAGTTAGCTAGGGCCCTGCTCTCAGATGACCTCTTAGAGGCTAGGATAATATTCGATGTTAAGGGCTCCTACGCTAGGGTCTATAGGCAGGAAGCCAGCGATCTAGCTTTCGTCGCAGGCTTATTGGGATTGGATTTAGCGGATGAGAGGTTCAAGAGGTCCATAGAGTTAGCTGAAGAGCTCGGGATTAGGGTAGAGTTCTCCCTATCCGACCTAGGTGAGGGGGCCCATCCGAATGAAGTGGTCATAGAGATGAGGGGCAGGGAGAGGGAGCTAGTGGCTAGGGCTAGGTCCATAGGAGGGGGGATGTTCGAGTTCCTCGAGCTTAACGGCAGCCCGGTCAAGTTGACTGGGGAGGAGTACATCTATCTGGTAGAGGGAAGAGAGCCTGAGGGAGCCTCTCATTCCTTCGAATCTGGGGGGAGGAGGATCTGGATAGTCAAGAGCGCAGAGCCCCTCCCCATAGAGAGCGAGAGAGTTATAGAACCTGTATTCCTGCCAATGAAAGGTGAGGAGATATTTTCAAGCGGATCTGAGGTAGAGAGGTTCTGCGAGAGGGAGGGTATCAGCTTAGGGGAAGCGGGATTACGCTATGAAGCAGAGCTCCTCGGGATGAGCGAGGGGGATGTGCTCAGGATGATGATCGAGAGGTACAGGATAATGAAGAGAGCGATAGAGGAGGGGCTGAGGGGTGAACTGAGCTTGAAGGTGCTGAAGCCCTCAGCTAGCACTATCTTGAGGAAGCTCGAGAGGGGTGAGCTAGCTGTAGGAGGTCCTCATACTAAAGCTGCAGCTCTATCGATGGCCGTAATGCACGCTTGCAATTCCAACGCTTTAGTAGTAGCTGCCCCAACTGGAGGGGCTTCTGGCACAATCCCAGGAGTATCAGTGACTCTAGAGGAGGAATTCGGCCTATCGGAGGAGGAGATAGCTAGATCTCTCTTTGCAGCTGGTGTTGCAGGTCTAATAATCGGGAAGAGAGCTACCTTTGCTGCGGAGGAAGCTGGGTGCCAGGTGGAGATAGGGGCAGCGGGTGCAATGGCATCGGCTATGGTAGTAGAGGCTTTCAATGGATCCTGCAGACAAGCTCTCGATGCCGCGGCTATCTCCCTTCAGAATATAGTCGGAATGGTCTGCGATCCAGTGGGAGGATTCTTAGAAGTGCCTTGTCATACTAGGAACGCTATAGCAGCTTCCTCAGCATTCGTCAATGCCGATCTGATAATAGGGGGATATGAGAACCCCATACCCTTCGATGAGACAGTCGATGCCATCTACTCAGTCGGGAAGATGATGGCGTGGGAGCTGAGATGCACAGCAATGGGGGGATTGGCTATCTGCCCATCCGCGATGAAATTCAAGCCTAAGATGGGCTGATGATGGGCAAAGAAGCCCCGGATAGTCTAATTAGTTTATTGATAATTTCTAATTTTTCGTAAAATTTATTTCAAGAAGCTCGGCCCTCTTCATGCTAAAAGTTTAAAAGATAAAGCGAGTGATAGCTGATACTCAGACTAGGCAGGATGTAGGAGTGACTGAACTCAGGAGGCTCGATCAAGAGGGCGTGGTCGCGATCTTGGGGGCTTACAACTCAGCAGTGACTTATCCTACAGCAGGCGAGGCCGAGAAGATAGGCCTACCTTACGTCGTGCCAGAGGCAGTTGCCGATAGGATAACGGCTCAAGGATGGAAATATGTCTTCAGGACATGCGCAAATGCCAGCAAATATGCTTACGATACCCTCTGGGCTCTATCCGATATGGCGAAGGCCAAGGGTGTCGAGATAAAGACAGTAGCTTATATATACGAGAACTCCGACTTCGGAGTATTCACAGTCAATGGTCTCAAGAAGTTCCTCAACAAATTCTTCCCGGATGCTAAGGTCGTGTATGAAGAGAGCTACCCAGCTGAGCAGGTAACTAGTATGGATGATATGGTCGCGAAACTCAAGGCCGCGAATCCGGATGTCTTATTTCACGTAGCTTACCTCAAGGATGCTGTGCTCTTCGTTCAGACGATGAAAAAGCTGGGATGGTATCCCAAAGCTTACATAGGGGCTGGAGCAGGAGGGCAGACGAGGGTGGAGTTCATAGATCAGCTCAAGGGGGATGCCAATTACGTCTTCACT includes the following:
- a CDS encoding glycosyltransferase; its protein translation is MTKKTEGRILMILFDNYYPRDPRVRKEISTLIERGFHVDLIVKRGEDEPEREERDNLTIKRVSFPLERRGGTLYGILYYAIFRHSALLEALRRRKINYSLIHVHDLPAAFSSVIAGKILRVPVLIDLHEDWPDLMLLSARPDSILSRFLSRALYYLLRIEERLVIRLADGIITISETFREDVISRGAKSEKVVSIENVVDLNEMRRVEEAIKRKYEKGGRFRLVYVGGLAHDQGVDVPIRAVKELEGSLDLEFIVVGDGMELPKLRALVKDLELEDRVIFTGWLPFEDAMSYVASADLCVRSGKRSKELEISLPN
- a CDS encoding class I SAM-dependent methyltransferase — protein: MLSSSELREVLSDLAECGILSELGARKFYIAHPINVYILASYYAKSLEDPLFILDVGCNIGYGSRVMSHLLSKKGRKFKIVGIDID
- a CDS encoding class I SAM-dependent methyltransferase produces the protein MINNILSLARKFSPQIEFKLIDILDSDNIMREFNRESFNIIIASEIIEHLPREYVKKFFENMEYLLKEDGILIISTPEKYTYDLFAYTEDHINEMTISELRRFIEDETRFAIVDHLGTAFNKIAIIKLLTQAGMSARYNEEKRKFNLFTQILRGAIFNILFPLLPNSLLYS
- a CDS encoding undecaprenyl-diphosphate phosphatase, with the translated sequence MEIAQALILGIVQGLTEWLPISSSGHLVLLQIILLSRSSAAFIALVHAGTLLAVIVAFGRDVFKVIKSFLEGISELPKGSAFSSPERKLPLYILIGTVPVAVLGLALAKYVDEIFGSSKIVGVGLLITAALLYSTKWAGGERLLDLRRALIVGLAQSIAIFPGISRSGATISAALLSGLKREEAVRYSFLLSIPALTGFLILELIVSPVQEILNPENLVGLLSSFITGLIAIKFLLSVIRRGELHLFSYYCVIVGIAILSLL
- the cofE gene encoding coenzyme F420-0:L-glutamate ligase, with the translated sequence MELIAIRTRKIVEGDDIVSLLLSLYDPRDLDIVAVADKALAASQGRFVNNDIEPSEEAMKLAEESGLEPGFAELVIRNSDLVLGTAERTILTVKDGILVANAGIDHKNAPIGFAALWPEDPNYEARRIREEIARRTGRNVGVIIVDSRLSPLRMGTTGFALGIAGFRGIRDYRGKSDAYGKRILVTTLNVADDLASAAHLLMGEGDELVPFVIIRGAPVEFGDFDPEELKISPDRCAYFRPIYGRLYEKSGRISGRRK
- a CDS encoding DUF115 domain-containing protein → MREIDLSFWMPIYFKIAERLKLDVEEDRRATRVMDSLMIGKKDLSEELEDLIKGEDVLVVGNGPSLNRGFDFDGIVITADAASLRYLRLFGREPEVIVSDLDGPPEILSMRSIKVLHAHGDNIGRILELVPRVEELVATTQVEPTERVHNFGGFTDGDRSVFLACICGAKSIRLAGMDFDSVSEYDIAAGKDIRRKMEKLKIARELLKLSIEMGCPLEVGGWS
- the mptA gene encoding GTP cyclohydrolase MptA, with protein sequence MRLPEELLERARDIHSEAPSHRIKLDRVGSFGLKVPVEFKGFLLLAEADVWVSLPEGRRGVDLSRQVEAIYELSNPPKDPFSLCREAAISLLEKLDYADSSGVSIRFDAPLQDGESLKYYRVEISSIASDEIINKIRVEILGMTACPCTAELIRAYKSSEIAATHTQRSLGILEVSTKAEHPDPDKLASIIERAMSSPLRTYTKRPDEGGLVIRSLSNAKLAEDVVREMIHLFLEEFGHLPEDTRILAAVRSMESVHMHDIYAERSFRLDEIRKEISSH
- a CDS encoding L-serine ammonia-lyase, iron-sulfur-dependent, subunit alpha produces the protein MKLSILNHVIGPVIRGPSSSHTGASYFIGKLARALLSDDLLEARIIFDVKGSYARVYRQEASDLAFVAGLLGLDLADERFKRSIELAEELGIRVEFSLSDLGEGAHPNEVVIEMRGRERELVARARSIGGGMFEFLELNGSPVKLTGEEYIYLVEGREPEGASHSFESGGRRIWIVKSAEPLPIESERVIEPVFLPMKGEEIFSSGSEVERFCEREGISLGEAGLRYEAELLGMSEGDVLRMMIERYRIMKRAIEEGLRGELSLKVLKPSASTILRKLERGELAVGGPHTKAAALSMAVMHACNSNALVVAAPTGGASGTIPGVSVTLEEEFGLSEEEIARSLFAAGVAGLIIGKRATFAAEEAGCQVEIGAAGAMASAMVVEAFNGSCRQALDAAAISLQNIVGMVCDPVGGFLEVPCHTRNAIAASSAFVNADLIIGGYENPIPFDETVDAIYSVGKMMAWELRCTAMGGLAICPSAMKFKPKMG
- a CDS encoding ABC transporter substrate-binding protein codes for the protein MIADTQTRQDVGVTELRRLDQEGVVAILGAYNSAVTYPTAGEAEKIGLPYVVPEAVADRITAQGWKYVFRTCANASKYAYDTLWALSDMAKAKGVEIKTVAYIYENSDFGVFTVNGLKKFLNKFFPDAKVVYEESYPAEQVTSMDDMVAKLKAANPDVLFHVAYLKDAVLFVQTMKKLGWYPKAYIGAGAGGQTRVEFIDQLKGDANYVFTQTEWQPDFLISKRLAKWAWIDEDFKKIYGRSMVGSSGLNYVGTYVLAVAIQKALDSGADPNDLVNFRKAIRDALESLKIPAGELPLMPWGVDFTRAPNHQNPEAAVAMAQILEGKFRVVWPLEFAPVEPVLPAPGWGSRS